The segment TTGGTAGTCTTTAGTATCTCACCTTCATGCGACCCGACCTTTTATATGTCGTTCAGAAGATATGCCTATTCATGCATGATCCCTAAGAACCTCACTTAAATGGCCTTAAAACGCATCTTATGATATGTCAAGGGCACATTAGATCATGGTCTTCAGTTACAACACTCCACGACATTGGGTCTCATTGCTTATTAAGATGTAGACTGGGCGGGTGCCCAGCTACACGACGGTCTACCAGTGGCACTGTGTTTTTTTGTGACAATCTTCTATCATGGTCGTCAAAGTCTCAACCCACTATCTCTAGATCGAGTGTCGAAGCTAAATATCGCGGTGTTGTCAATGTTGTAGCTGGAACTTGTTGGCTTCAAAATCTTTTACGGGAACTAATTTCACCTCTTGGCAAAGCTACTATTGTGTATTGTGACAGTTTTAGTACGGTTTACTTATACATTAATCAAGTATAACACCAACGCGCCAAGCACATTAAGACTCACATTCACTTTGTCCAAGATAAGGTTGCAAACGGTCAAATAAGAGTTCTTCATGTTCCCTCTTCTCTTTGGTATGCGGATATCTTTACGAAAGGGCTACCGATGTCGATCTTTACAAAAGGGCTACTGACTTCGTTGTTCTCTAACTTTCGGTCCAGTTTAAGTGTTTGTTGTTGATCTATCGCTCAAATTGCAGGGGCGTAGTAGTATATATATTTAGTTTGTATTCTCAACCCATTGTATAGCCCATTCGAGCTCACTGTATTTGTATATATTCTGATTAATGAAAGCTAAATCATTCATggaaaaataatataaaacacTAACAACTGACTCAACCATTGTTCCAACTAGATGTAGATGCCAACTTCTACGAAATGTTTGTAAAAAATGCATCTTTGACTTATTTCGATATGCTTTTCTTTGGATGTTCAAAAGCGACAGTCACATGCTACAAAAGTAAGAACTAAATGCACGCCATTAAGtgtaaatatttaattttatcttTAATTACAACTGTGAAAAAATTTATGACTTGTAAATACAAACACATCTACACTTTGTAAATTCGAATAATTTGACAAACATTTATATGTCTACCTTAACAATGAAGAAAAGAATTATGTATAGATAGCATATTTAGTTTTGATGAACATTTGTAACTTGTTCTTTTCAATCATCTGAAGCCCAATTTTATTCGAAGAAAATATGAGGAAAAACCTAAATAAATTCTGGGGATGTTTATGCACTACCTCTTGAAAGCAGTGGGCAAATAAATCCTTCTATTTGTTTCAAACAATGAAGACAATTAGCTATCGATCTTGTCACCTTATTTAACATTTAGCTTTTAGATAGAAAAGCAAATTGAGGCAAATCCTTTAAAAAGGAGAATATTCACCAATGTCTCTATCGCCAAGTCAACACCAAACACTTCGGTATCTTTTTCTAAAGATTTTAAAGTTATTTTGTCACCATGTGCGATGGTACTTgcttaattgtatatatatatagtgatgaTAATTCATTCAGATTCACAACATTAGTTTTCTTGAAAATGGAGTTGAAGATATTAGAACAATATATATTAGGAGGAATTGTAGCTACTTGGTTGGGTTTTGCTTTGATCTATTTCTTGGGTGTGAAAAAGAGCAAACCAGATGATGGTTTGGATTTGCATAAACAAACCAATGAGTTAGTTAGGACTCAACCACGAAATGATGGAGCCATTGACGTTATCATTGTTGGTGCAGGTGTTGCTGGTGCAGCCCTTGCCTATAGTCTTGGCAAGGTATATATGCTTATATATCTTCATCGTTTCTATCATTTACTTCCATATTCAGCTTTTATGGTGATGAAAACCAAATAAATAAAATGAGAAACAAAGAAAAAAGAATTGTGAGTAACTTGTCTTGTTCCATATATGGGTTGTAGGATGGAAGACGAATTCTTGTCATAGAGAGAGATATGGGATTGCAAGATAGAATTGTTGGCGAATTGCTCCAACCTGGTGGCTACATAAAATTGATCAACTTGGACTTAGAAGGTACGTAAATAAGTTAGCCACAAgtcttataaaaccatttgaaaggTGTTGAGCCTCTTAGAGGCTAGACTTTGGATGATACCATGTTAGATATGTCGAGTTCTAGATTTTATCTCCTATAGAAAACCGTTTGAAAAATGATAGTGACAATTTGTCAAATGAGATTACACTAGACATGTTTTGAGCTACTAAGAAACTAGAaactaggctctaataccatgtTAGATGATTGGAGTCCAAAATTTTATTTCCAAAAGAGCCTAGAGGAGAGAGGGTGTATATATGACCATGTCTATCTAACGTAAGACGCTAACACGTACGTTCAAACATTGTATATCTCATGTGTTTCAGATTGTGTAGAAGACATCGATGCTCAAAAGGTGTTTGGCTATGCTTTGTTCAAGGATGATAAAAGCACAAGCTTGGCTTACCCATTGGAGAAGTTCACCAGAGATGTTGCAGGTAGGAGTTTTCACAACGGGCGATTCGTTCAACGGATGCGTGAGAAGGCTGCAACAGTCCCAAAGTAATCATCTTTACCTTCAATTCAGAATCCATTTTCATATTCAATTCCATAACAAGTAATGTTATACTTTCAGTGTGAGGCTCGAACAAGGAACTGTGACATCTCTTGTTGAAGAGAAAGGGGTTGTCAGAGGTGTTCGCTATAAGACCAAAGCTGGACAAGACATCGCGGCTAATGCACCACTTACTATTGTATGCGATGGCTGTTTCTCAAATCTCAGACGAGGTTTATGCAAACCTGAGGTGAGCATAATTATACATACTCTCTTCACAAGGGTCTTTCGGAAAGAAAATCTACGACTCGATCCACATATCTAACAACGAACTATCTTTCAAAGATGTTTGCATGTAAGTGTACGTGTTAATTAAGAGTCTCATGATTAAGGTATCTGTAGGTAGATATTCCATCTTCTTTTGCTGCATTGCTTTTGAAGAACTGTGAAGCTCCATACCCGAATCATGGACACGTTATTTTGGCAGACCCTTCACCAATCTTGTGCTATCGAATCAGTAGTACAGAGATTCGGTGTTTAGTTGATATCCCTGGGAAGAAGATCCCTTCGGTTGGAAATGGTGAAATGGCCCTTCATTTAAAGACTAACGTGGCTCCTCAGGTACACAATATATGCAAAACCTCTTCCCTTTGTATCTATATTTACTAGTTTTTACTCCCGTTAATGTGATGTTTTTTTGTACTTTTTTAAGATCCCACTTGAGCTGCGAGGTGGCTTCATTGCTGCTGTGGATGAAGGAAAGATAAAAACAATGGCTAATAGAAGCATGCCAGCTGCTCCACAACCCACCCCAGGAGCAATCTTACTTGGGGATTCATTCAACATGCGACATCCGTTGACAGGAGGAGGAATGACAGTTGCTTTATCTGATGTCGTGATTGTTCGTGATCTTCTCCGACCTCTTGCAACGTTAAATGACACAATTGCCCTCTGCGAGTATATGAACTCCTTTTACAAATTGCGCAAGgtcatacatatatgtatatatcattatatCATCTCTTCTTAAGGACGACTCAGTAGTTATCTAACTAACAAAACTAAAGTTACATTGAGTTGTTTTCAGCCTGTGGCATCTACAATCAACACATTAGCTGGAgccttatacaaagtgttttctgCATCACCTGATGAAGCAAGAACAGAATTGCGTCAAGCATGTTTTGATTACTTGAGTCTTGGTGGTATGTTCTCAAGTGGGCCCATTGCGCTACTGTCGGGTTTGAATCCGAAGCCATCAAGCTTGGTTCTTCATTTCTTTTCGGTTGCCATCTTCGGTGTTGGCCGCTTGTTACTTCCATTTCCTTCACCACAACGCACGTGGCTAGGTGTTAGATTGATCATGGTGGGTATCCTCACTTGCGACACTTTTTGAATGAAAGAAATCGCAATGCCATTTTCTCTTTAATTTTGTAGCAAAAGTTAAGTTGAAGAGTATCTAATGATTTTATGAATGTTTATCTTTTTAATCATAGGATGCATCGGGTATCATTTTCCCCATCCTAAAAGCTGAAGGCGCTGCACAAATGTTATtatcatctccgacaaatccAGCATATTATAAATCACCTTTTTAGCGTTAAATCAAGGGGTTCAAAAATGTACACATTCTGTaaagttttttttgttattaatcTTTTTAGTTACTTCATGATAATGGATCTTTTTATCGAAGATTGAGAAATGCATTCTGATTACATATTTGTTTGTTATCATCATTGTAAATAGATTGATGATATCGATTTGGGttctttattttgtttttgttgatTAACTTTTTGGTCTGTAACAAATAATCTTAAAGATTTTCAAATTGAGTTTCAAATCAAGTATTTACGAGATTCTTGTCTTTGGCGTTCAAGGGAAGGTGGAAGGTGGATTACAATTCGTAAGATCTTAGTGTGTTCCAAGATTTGGAGATATGTAGTTATATATGTGTTGTCAATGCACTTTTTGCATGTATATTCTGTTTTCTGGATTTTAGTGACCAAAATCCAGGTAACAGATAAAGGGTTAACTTAAAAACACAATCAAGTATCTTAATATATTTATTGAAGGTTATTAAATCACCTAACTTTATTTTGAATCTAGGTAACAGATATAGTGCACATCCTAACAATTAAATCCCCTAACTTTATTTTGAATCCCGATCACAACTATTtgattttgataaaattaattatattttaggACCCTTGTCATTATTTCAAATAGGTAAGAagataattaaaaatatatatagaaagaTATTTAGTTTCTCATGTATCCAAAATTTTAGTTACTTGGAATTTGTATTATTATCGAGTGAGATTTTAAACTTTGTTGATGTAAACAGTAAAAGTCATGAAGTGCAAAAGCACACTTGTATGGGCAAGTTTGATCACGGACAACGAATGGGCGGAGTAAGGTAACTATCAAGGGCCGTCTTTAGTTTCCATTTGTGATACTTATAGTTTACACTTCCATTTAAGACTTTATGATCTCTTAAAGAGCTTTACACAAATTGataaattaaattttgttttttaatagCAATGCAGAATTTAAAGAGAAAGATCTAACACATTGTGACACACAAAgataaatgtttaattttttttttctttaaagaaAGAAAGGTTTGCAATATACATTACAAAAGAGCAGTATTGCAGAAATCGGCATTGGTGGCCGATTAATCGGTGATTAATCGTTTGGTGGCCTTGACCGATTACGATTAGGGTGTTTACGGAAATAGGTCAAACTCGGACGGTCATCGGCGATCATAGGCgggaaatattttaaaaaaaaatcaaatttcttagttttcaaatattacactaaaattttaaattttcaaatttataagttttcaaattttaaaatattataataaaattttcaaattttcaaaattttaaaattttaaattttgaaattttcaaatacttattattttaggatacattaattttttaaataattttgctAATAATTTAGGGTCCCCAATTAATCGACGCTTAATCTGATTAATCGCTTAACGCTAGTTGACCGCCGAACGATTTTCACAACCTTGCAAAAGAGTGTCGAGTTACACAACATCTAATCTAATTGATAGACAAACAATCAAGTCGGTTGGTACTTAGACCTGTTAGGAAATCAGACGATAATTGTCAAGACTCGGAACAAATCTGATGTCACTTGTCAAGTTCTGATGAACCTTGTTAGGAAGTAATGCGGATAACAAGCAAAACTAAAAACACACGAAGACACAAtatttatgtggtttgattaaggTGACCTACGTCAACGGACGGGAACGGAGTGTTGAATTTATAAACACGATCAAAGATCAATTTACACATAAACATCAAGAACCCTAAATAAATTGAAGAGCACTTACTTGGAAATTATTATAACTAATGACGTTGAATATGATGCCATAGTTCGATTCCCTTTCTTCCCATAATGGTGTTTCTCTGATTTTCTGATGGATAGATCGACTGACCCATTGGCACTCACGATGATGGTGTTTATAAGGAGTGTTGAAACGTAAGAGAGAAAATGTTGAGTCTCCATTTGATCGTTCCTTATTGGGTGATAAATTCATCAGTTACACCTTAAGGGAAAGAAATTAAAACCACACAAGATTAGTCCCTCAAGTTATAGAACAATGTCATTTCCATCATATTACATAATTTAATGTCTAGGGACCTGATATGTCACTATGGCAAACATCATGGTAAAAAATATAATTGTACCTAACATGTAATTAGTGTTACAAAATAGTCCAAATGCCACACTGATGTGTTATTTTCCAACAcggagtattctttatttcatAATTCTCAAACAAATGCTACAAGTACAATTCACCAGAGATTCATCTTATTCCCAAAGGATACAAGATACAAGACTTATCAATTGACTAAGCATACATCCTTATTTATAGTTGAGGGaacagacctaaaaccctaatgggccaagttcattggCCTACCATTAAAGGTGACAACCAATCATATTCCGTCATGCATCATCTTCTAGAACATTcatccatgtcatacaacccatATGTATCAGCAACACGCATGATAGACCACCTTGAccatagtggagcatcatgatcactaatggcccaacatccatcattgtggcacaacatggtgtatATCATGAGCATGATCATCTTCTAAGCATACGTCGATCAACATGGCACATCAAAGGAATCATGATGGTGCATGTGACACCATGAACCATCAGAACGGACGGcgggtgacgtcatgcgtagtatcacaactatCGTATCAtagaaatcaaagtaaacacacccattacattacaatatgaatagttacatctgtttgaaaacatagtttgtatacatcaaaagtagCAAAAGATAATGACGAGACTCCAAAATGCtttgtcttctccaaaagctggcaatggtacctgtctatcgatgtcctaagaatacaagcggatttgaaaacgtatcagcataaagctggtgagttcataagcatgtttttgtattgaaaactagtcactgaatttgtataaatgatttcttttcattataagtaaaatatcatttgtatcaaaaccctGGTCAATCACCAGTAAGTAAGATGTGTTacatttgaaaaccctggctaccaccagtaagtGATATAAGTTATGTTCGAAAACCCTAGCTATCACCAGTTTGAAAGGTAGTTTTatttcttaaaataaaaccaaaggttgtgtccctggaataccctccagtgTAGTATGTAGGTAgtcttattaattaaaataaaattattgaAGAAGGAAGATCTCATAAAGAAAAAGGTTagttatactattgtgagttcgtaTAGCCATGCTAATGTGACTGATGACCTCCACGACGTTTCTTCAAGCGTCGTatgttacaaaatttgtcaccccagacatgcctgcctaactctagctaacagttcaggtgtaggattgtcgatcctgaatagatctattcacaaatttcatgcTCTTCCTCCAGGAGACTTGTGACAACCGttaattttcggtcaagtcaaagtcaaataaggtaaacaagtcaaaccggtcgactcaatttgcccgtgggtactagagtttacattatgtaatttctaaacaactcgacTCGAAGCAGGAAAGAGGGCTTTCGGAGACCTTCTTCAGCTCGGAGACCCAGTATGTAAACTCAGCACTGAAACCCTGCTAATCGACTAATGCTTGGAGTTGGCGTCAGAAGATGAAGGTTCAGACTCCTTACTTCAACTATCAGTAGT is part of the Lactuca sativa cultivar Salinas chromosome 7, Lsat_Salinas_v11, whole genome shotgun sequence genome and harbors:
- the LOC111911464 gene encoding squalene monooxygenase SE2; translated protein: MGLQDRIVGELLQPGGYIKLINLDLEDCVEDIDAQKVFGYALFKDDKSTSLAYPLEKFTRDVAGRSFHNGRFVQRMREKAATVPNVRLEQGTVTSLVEEKGVVRGVRYKTKAGQDIAANAPLTIVCDGCFSNLRRGLCKPEVDIPSSFAALLLKNCEAPYPNHGHVILADPSPILCYRISSTEIRCLVDIPGKKIPSVGNGEMALHLKTNVAPQIPLELRGGFIAAVDEGKIKTMANRSMPAAPQPTPGAILLGDSFNMRHPLTGGGMTVALSDVVIVRDLLRPLATLNDTIALCEYMNSFYKLRKPVASTINTLAGALYKVFSASPDEARTELRQACFDYLSLGGMFSSGPIALLSGLNPKPSSLVLHFFSVAIFGVGRLLLPFPSPQRTWLGVRLIMDASGIIFPILKAEGAAQMLLSSPTNPAYYKSPF